From a single Candidatus Eisenbacteria bacterium genomic region:
- a CDS encoding phosphoribosylaminoimidazolesuccinocarboxamide synthase, whose protein sequence is MLIVTSDRISAFDRVLATPVSGKGKVLNRLSAFWFDRLSSIAPNHKITIQTAEFPEPFRGETLLEGRSMLVHKARVFPFECVVRGYLAGSGWRDYRKEGGVSGVSLPPGLRLSERLPEPIFTPSTKAENGHDEPVPFERMERELGVETARRLRDLSLALFREATTHAEARGILLADTKFEFGLGRDDRILLVDEALSPDSSRFWKAERYRAGEPQEGYDKQHVREYLLGIGWRGEAPAPGLPPEVIRSTLARYEEIFAILTGPAAAA, encoded by the coding sequence GGATCAGCGCCTTCGACCGGGTCCTCGCCACCCCGGTCTCGGGGAAAGGAAAGGTATTGAACCGTCTCTCCGCCTTCTGGTTCGACCGGCTCTCTTCCATCGCGCCGAACCACAAGATCACGATCCAAACGGCGGAATTCCCCGAGCCCTTCCGCGGTGAGACTCTGCTCGAGGGGAGATCGATGCTGGTCCATAAGGCGCGGGTCTTTCCGTTCGAGTGCGTGGTGCGCGGCTATCTCGCCGGCTCGGGATGGCGGGACTACCGGAAAGAGGGGGGAGTGAGCGGCGTCTCGCTGCCGCCGGGGCTTCGTCTTTCGGAGCGCCTCCCCGAACCGATTTTCACCCCCAGCACGAAGGCGGAGAACGGCCACGACGAGCCGGTCCCCTTCGAGCGGATGGAGCGGGAACTCGGAGTCGAGACGGCGAGGCGCCTCCGGGACCTTTCTCTCGCCCTCTTCCGAGAGGCGACCACGCACGCCGAGGCGCGGGGAATTCTCCTCGCGGACACCAAGTTCGAGTTCGGACTCGGGCGGGACGACCGGATTCTGCTGGTCGACGAAGCGCTCTCCCCCGACTCTTCCCGCTTCTGGAAGGCGGAGCGTTATCGCGCCGGCGAACCGCAGGAAGGCTACGACAAACAGCACGTTCGGGAGTACCTTCTCGGGATCGGCTGGCGCGGAGAGGCGCCCGCGCCCGGCCTGCCGCCGGAGGTGATCCGCTCCACCCTGGCGCGCTATGAAGAGATTTTCGCCATCCTGACCGGTCCGGCCGCCGCCGCCTGA
- the purH gene encoding bifunctional phosphoribosylaminoimidazolecarboxamide formyltransferase/IMP cyclohydrolase — MKRIARAILSVSDKEGIVELGRALAAGGTTILSTGGTARRLREEGVPVREVGEATGFPEMLGGRVRTLHPIIFGGILGRRSREGDRREMEKHGIEPIDLVVVNFYPFRETAATPGATEEEIVESIDIGGPSLLRAAAKSFEDVAVLHRPDQYVPFLERLASPEGADLAYRRELAAAAFRHVEEYDAAIRDWFDEGGEGEEHPRRFRLEGTLRRALRYGENPHQSAAWYDRSGSTDRFRVLQGKELSYNNLLDADAALRLVREFDGPAAVVVKHGNPCGAAALADPREAFLAAYAGDPQSAFGGIVALNRPVDGLLASEMKPHFLEVIAAPGFDDEALDLLGKKKNLRLLLVEGAGAGARPPEIRVLADGFLTMDPDPIGPSGERWRVATERAPTEAEALDLRFAWKVVKHVRSNAILLARKGRTLGVGAGQMSRVDAAELAVTKARGAGHETAGAVLASDGFFPFPDGVERAAEAGIVALIQPGGSIRDAEVIAEADRRGLAMVLTGVRHFRH; from the coding sequence ATGAAGCGGATTGCCCGGGCGATCCTGTCGGTTTCGGACAAGGAGGGGATCGTCGAACTGGGCCGCGCCCTCGCCGCCGGCGGTACGACGATCCTCTCGACCGGCGGCACCGCCCGCCGCCTCCGCGAAGAGGGGGTGCCGGTCCGCGAAGTGGGAGAGGCGACCGGCTTTCCGGAGATGCTCGGAGGGCGCGTGCGCACGCTGCACCCCATCATCTTCGGCGGCATCCTCGGACGGCGCTCCCGGGAGGGGGACCGCCGCGAGATGGAGAAACACGGCATCGAACCGATCGACCTGGTGGTGGTGAATTTCTATCCCTTCCGGGAAACGGCGGCCACGCCGGGCGCGACGGAGGAGGAGATCGTCGAGTCGATCGACATCGGCGGTCCCTCTCTCCTCCGGGCGGCGGCGAAATCCTTCGAGGACGTGGCCGTGCTGCACCGGCCGGACCAGTACGTTCCCTTCCTGGAACGGCTCGCCTCTCCGGAGGGGGCGGACCTCGCGTATCGACGGGAGCTGGCCGCCGCCGCCTTCCGGCACGTGGAGGAGTACGACGCGGCGATCCGCGACTGGTTCGACGAGGGGGGGGAAGGGGAGGAGCACCCCCGGCGTTTTCGCCTGGAAGGGACGCTGCGCCGGGCGCTCCGCTACGGAGAGAACCCGCATCAGAGTGCGGCTTGGTACGATCGGTCCGGCTCGACGGACCGCTTTCGCGTGCTCCAGGGGAAGGAGCTCTCCTACAACAACCTGCTCGACGCGGACGCCGCCCTCCGCTTGGTGCGTGAGTTCGACGGTCCCGCCGCGGTGGTGGTCAAGCATGGAAACCCCTGCGGCGCCGCGGCCCTTGCGGACCCCCGCGAGGCGTTCCTCGCCGCCTACGCCGGCGACCCGCAATCCGCCTTCGGCGGGATCGTGGCGCTGAACCGCCCGGTGGACGGCCTCCTCGCGTCGGAGATGAAACCCCACTTTCTCGAAGTGATCGCCGCCCCCGGTTTCGACGACGAGGCGCTCGATCTTTTAGGAAAAAAGAAAAACCTGCGGCTCCTCCTCGTCGAGGGTGCGGGCGCCGGCGCGCGGCCGCCGGAGATCCGCGTCCTGGCGGACGGTTTTCTGACGATGGATCCGGACCCGATCGGACCGTCCGGCGAGAGATGGCGCGTGGCGACCGAACGGGCGCCGACGGAGGCGGAGGCGCTGGACCTCCGCTTCGCCTGGAAGGTCGTGAAGCATGTCCGCTCCAACGCGATCCTTCTCGCCCGGAAAGGCAGGACCCTGGGCGTGGGCGCGGGACAGATGAGCCGCGTCGACGCGGCGGAACTGGCCGTGACGAAGGCGCGGGGGGCGGGGCACGAAACGGCGGGGGCGGTGCTCGCCTCGGACGGTTTCTTCCCCTTCCCCGACGGCGTGGAGCGGGCCGCCGAAGCGGGGATCGTCGCGTTGATCCAGCCCGGCGGCTCGATACGGGACGCGGAGGTGATCGCCGAGGCGGACCGCCGGGGCCTCGCGATGGTTCTCACCGGCGTGCGCCACTTCCGCCACTAG
- the guaA gene encoding glutamine-hydrolyzing GMP synthase, translated as MERQEWILILDFGSQYTQLIARRIREAGVLSRIHAPDRVNDSVLDDSSLKGIVLSGGPASVFAVGAPSLPDWFPRWRGPVLGICYGMHLLARAEGGEVEGGDAREYGPARLEVDEVSPLFDGVSASTDVWMSHGDRVVRPPAGYRIAARTADVRCAALADPGRGRYALQFHPEVVHTPEGPAMIRNFLLRVCDCRGDRTPDRVAEREIERARERIGPEGEVLCAVSGGVDSTVMARLLHRAIGERLHAVFVDNGLLRLGEREEVLRNFRELLRIDVDLIDGASLFLRRLEGVADPEEKRRIIGRTFIDLFQEWAERWKGVRFLAQGTLYPDVIESTSTAGPSATIKTHHNVGGLPETLHLELIEPFRELFKDEVRAIGRAIGVPEEMVARHPFPGPGLAVRILGAVTPRDLELLRRCDDIFIRALRESGEYDRVWQALAVLLPVETVGVMGDGRTYERVVALRAVTSVDGMTADWARLPHDFLSRVSTRILNGVPGVNRVVYDVSSKPPATIEWE; from the coding sequence ATGGAACGTCAGGAGTGGATCCTCATACTCGATTTCGGGTCCCAATACACCCAGCTGATCGCTCGGCGGATCCGCGAAGCGGGCGTTCTCTCACGAATCCATGCGCCGGACCGCGTGAACGATTCCGTCCTGGACGATTCTTCCCTCAAAGGAATCGTGCTGAGCGGCGGACCCGCTTCGGTTTTCGCCGTGGGGGCGCCGTCCCTTCCGGACTGGTTCCCGCGGTGGCGGGGGCCCGTGCTCGGCATCTGTTACGGCATGCATCTTCTCGCCCGCGCCGAGGGAGGAGAGGTGGAGGGGGGGGACGCGCGGGAGTATGGGCCGGCGCGCCTGGAGGTCGACGAAGTCTCGCCCCTCTTCGACGGCGTGAGCGCCTCCACCGACGTTTGGATGAGCCACGGCGATCGGGTGGTCCGGCCCCCCGCCGGGTACCGAATCGCCGCCCGCACCGCCGACGTCCGCTGCGCCGCTCTCGCCGATCCCGGACGCGGGCGCTACGCCTTGCAGTTCCACCCCGAGGTGGTCCACACCCCGGAAGGGCCGGCGATGATCCGTAACTTCCTCTTACGGGTCTGCGACTGCCGCGGCGACCGGACGCCGGACCGCGTGGCGGAGCGGGAGATCGAGCGCGCCCGGGAGCGGATCGGACCGGAAGGCGAGGTGCTCTGCGCGGTGAGCGGCGGCGTGGACTCCACCGTGATGGCCCGCCTCCTGCACCGCGCCATCGGCGAGAGGCTCCACGCGGTCTTCGTGGACAACGGCCTCCTCCGCCTCGGCGAAAGGGAGGAGGTTCTCCGGAACTTCCGGGAATTGCTCCGGATCGACGTGGACCTGATCGATGGAGCGAGTCTTTTCCTCCGCCGGCTCGAGGGTGTCGCCGACCCCGAGGAAAAGCGGCGGATCATCGGCCGCACCTTCATCGACCTTTTCCAGGAATGGGCGGAGCGATGGAAGGGAGTCCGCTTCCTCGCCCAGGGCACGCTCTACCCGGACGTGATCGAATCGACCAGCACCGCCGGGCCGTCGGCGACCATCAAGACGCACCACAACGTGGGGGGGCTGCCGGAGACGCTCCACCTCGAGCTGATCGAGCCCTTCCGTGAACTGTTCAAGGATGAAGTGCGCGCCATCGGCCGCGCCATCGGCGTTCCGGAGGAGATGGTCGCCCGTCACCCCTTCCCCGGGCCGGGCCTGGCGGTCCGCATCCTCGGGGCGGTGACTCCCCGCGATCTGGAACTTCTCCGGCGCTGCGACGACATCTTCATCCGCGCCCTCCGGGAATCCGGCGAGTACGACCGGGTCTGGCAGGCGCTCGCCGTGCTTCTCCCCGTCGAGACGGTGGGGGTGATGGGGGACGGCCGCACCTACGAGCGGGTGGTGGCCCTTCGGGCGGTGACCAGCGTGGACGGCATGACCGCCGACTGGGCCCGCCTTCCCCACGATTTTCTCTCACGGGTTTCGACACGGATCCTGAACGGCGTGCCCGGCGTGAACCGGGTCGTTTATGATGTCAGCTCCAAGCCCCCCGCGACGATCGAATGGGAGTGA